GCTGGCGGACCTCACCGTCCGGCCCTCCAAGCTGGAGGCGCCGATCGACAAGATCCACCCGATGCCGTTCCCCGGGCTGAACATCGACAACGCCCCGTTCTTCGCGGCCATCGCGGCCTCGGCGCACGGCACGACGATGATCCACGACTGGGTCTACGACAACCGCGCCATCTATCTGACGGATCTCAACCGCCTCGGCGGCCGGCTCCAGCTCCTCGACCCGCACCGGGTGCTGGTGGAGGGGCCGACGCGCTGGCGGGCGGCCGAGATGATGTGCCCGCCGGCGCTGCGGCCCGCGGTCGTGGTGCTGCTGGCGATGATGGCCGCCGAGGGCACCTCGGTGCTGCGCAACGTCTATGTCATCAACCGCGGCTACGAGGATCTGGCCGAGCGGCTGAACTCCGTGGGCGCGCAGATCGAGACGTTCCGCAACATCTGAGCGGCGCCATCGGCGTCGTTCGGGGTGTCGTTCGGGGTCGTCGGCGTCACCCCGCGTCACCCCCACGTCATCCGCTCCGGCGGTGTGGTGCCGGGCCGTTGGTCGGACGGCCCGGCCCCGCGCCGGGTCAGCCCGCCAGCGGCAGCGGCGGACGCGGCGGACCGGCCGCCGCCTCCACCAGGTCCCCCGTCAGCACCTCGGCGGTCTCCTGGTCGACCACGCTGACCCGGATCACCTGGCCGCCGGCGCGGTCCAGGTGTGCCCCGGCGTCCAGGGCGAACAGGACCGAGACCGGCCGGTCCCGTTCGCCGTCGTGGCGCGCGCCGGTGTAGTGGAGGATGCGCCAGCCGTCCTCCTCCCAGTGCTCCACGAGCCCGGAGCGGACCAGCGAGGAGACGGTCTCCCAGGCCAGCGACCGTTCCAGCAGCTCGACGGATGCCTCCACCGGGACCGTTCCGTCGCCGCCCGCCGGGCCGCCCAGGGGGCTGCCGAACAATCGCAGCCGCAGGCGGCGCAGCCGGACGCGCCCCCTGCCCTCGGGGCCGTCCGAGAGGTACGCCAGCGCCGCCGCGCCCGCGAGGAGCAGCGCGACGGCGGCGGCCGGCCGGTCGCCGACCGCCGTCCACCACGCCTCGTCGGCGGTCAGGGCACCGGCCCCAGCGCCCGCGACGAACCCGGCACGGGCAAAGGAGTGCCAGGTGATGGGTGCGTTGTCGCTCGCCGTGCAGCCGCAGGACGAGTCCGGGGCCACCACCCTGGCGTAGCCGAGGTAGCCCAGGAAGCCCGCGCCGAGCAGGGCCGCGCCGACGGCGGGGGCCGCCGCGCCGGGCGCGGCCAGCAGTCCGGCGGCGAGCAGGACCTCGGCCGCGGCGGTGGCGCGCAGCACCAGCACCGCCCGGCCGGGGCCCCGCACCAGACGGGGCAGGGCGGTACGGGCGGTCTGCGCGCGTAGCCTCCGGCTCGTGAGCTTCGCCGCCCCGGTCCACAGGAGCAGCGCGCCGAGGAGCGGCGGCAGCAGGTTCGCGGTCAGTGTGAGCATCAGGTCCGCCCTCCCCTCAGTGCCCGACCGTGACGCGCACGACGTCGATGGAGTCGTCCGCCGGACGCCAGGCGCCGAGCACCTGCGCGGCCTGGCCGATGCGGAGCCGGGACAGGTCGGAGGTGAGCGCGCCACCCGCGTAGGAGGCGGCCGTCTCGGGGATGGTGCGGCCGACCAGCTCATGGTTGCCGTGCGAGAGATAGAACCGGTCCCGGTGGATGCCGCGGATGGTCGTGTGGAGGTTGACGATGTTGACCCACACGGCGTCGGCGGCGATCGAACCGTCCGGCATGGGGACTCCCCGCGCGTAGAGTCCGTCGCCGACCTCGATGGCGTCGGCGGTGGTGGGGCGGGCCTTCCAGATGCTGGTGGCGTTGGTGAGCTGGACGCGGTGCGTCTCGCCCTCGGAGCTGGCCGCGGTGAGCAGACCGCCCCGGATGGCGCCGATCCGGCCCTCGACGAACGAAGTCTCGGTGACGGCGGGGTCGAGGGAGGGGGCGGGGGCGGCGAACGCGGCGTCGGCGTCCAGGGCGCCGAGCGCGGAGGCGCCGACGATGGTGGCCCCGCCGAGCGCGGCGGAGGTCAGGAAGCCGCGGCGGCCGAAGCGGTCACCGGCGGTGG
Above is a window of Streptomyces sp. NBC_01803 DNA encoding:
- a CDS encoding MauE/DoxX family redox-associated membrane protein; translation: MLTLTANLLPPLLGALLLWTGAAKLTSRRLRAQTARTALPRLVRGPGRAVLVLRATAAAEVLLAAGLLAAPGAAAPAVGAALLGAGFLGYLGYARVVAPDSSCGCTASDNAPITWHSFARAGFVAGAGAGALTADEAWWTAVGDRPAAAVALLLAGAAALAYLSDGPEGRGRVRLRRLRLRLFGSPLGGPAGGDGTVPVEASVELLERSLAWETVSSLVRSGLVEHWEEDGWRILHYTGARHDGERDRPVSVLFALDAGAHLDRAGGQVIRVSVVDQETAEVLTGDLVEAAAGPPRPPLPLAG
- a CDS encoding cell wall protein, whose translation is MTPISSATAGDRFGRRGFLTSAALGGATIVGASALGALDADAAFAAPAPSLDPAVTETSFVEGRIGAIRGGLLTAASSEGETHRVQLTNATSIWKARPTTADAIEVGDGLYARGVPMPDGSIAADAVWVNIVNLHTTIRGIHRDRFYLSHGNHELVGRTIPETAASYAGGALTSDLSRLRIGQAAQVLGAWRPADDSIDVVRVTVGH